The Kineothrix sp. MB12-C1 genome includes a window with the following:
- a CDS encoding M15 family metallopeptidase, whose protein sequence is MDLKKIIKPLFVLLSLIIFCSLFIRVCAHSETLTEYAANNPDLAYPQTTDYTAQKETEPMIEDSSRNDKKSSSEKEDITHIDNTKETDGIMEDTMDIYPERVEYMPDFYYEPLSDDIKKRITGISYPVSEENKDTTLVTAMNIVSSPDEIQISYDDLRYVRVLYYNFKGIVRTGELICNEAIAQDLVEIFYELYENEYQIEQISLIDEYGGDDVLSMLDNNTSCFNYRVVDGTTSLSKHALGLAIDINPFFNPYVVYKNDGTTYISPQGSETYADRSKEFAYKIDENDLCYKLFTEHGFTWGGNWNSLKDYQHFQKVPK, encoded by the coding sequence ATGGACTTAAAGAAAATTATAAAACCCCTCTTTGTACTGCTGTCTCTTATTATCTTCTGTTCTCTGTTTATAAGAGTATGTGCTCATTCGGAAACTCTTACAGAATATGCTGCCAATAATCCCGACCTTGCCTATCCTCAAACTACAGATTATACAGCACAGAAAGAAACAGAACCGATGATTGAAGACTCTTCAAGAAATGACAAGAAAAGCAGTTCTGAAAAAGAAGATATAACTCATATAGATAATACGAAAGAAACAGACGGAATAATGGAGGATACAATGGATATTTATCCCGAACGAGTAGAATACATGCCGGACTTTTATTACGAACCACTTTCTGATGATATTAAAAAGAGAATTACAGGAATCTCCTATCCGGTAAGCGAGGAAAATAAGGATACAACTTTAGTTACCGCTATGAATATCGTATCCTCTCCGGACGAAATTCAAATCAGTTATGATGATCTTCGCTATGTTAGGGTTCTCTATTATAATTTCAAGGGGATTGTTCGCACCGGCGAATTAATTTGCAATGAGGCAATTGCCCAAGATCTCGTTGAAATTTTCTATGAATTATATGAAAATGAATACCAGATAGAGCAAATATCCCTTATCGATGAATACGGCGGAGATGACGTCTTATCTATGCTGGATAATAACACCTCCTGCTTCAATTACCGTGTAGTTGATGGTACCACTAGCCTTTCGAAACATGCACTCGGGCTTGCCATCGATATCAACCCTTTCTTCAACCCTTATGTCGTATATAAAAACGACGGTACTACATACATCTCACCACAAGGCAGTGAGACATATGCAGACCGCTCAAAAGAATTCGCTTATAAAATTGATGAAAATGATCTATGCTACAAACTCTTTACAGAGCATGGTTTCACATGGGGCGGTAATTGGAACTCCCTCAAGGACTACCAACATTTCCAAAAGGTTCCGAAATAA
- a CDS encoding DUF7916 family protein has product MAKRMLDCVSSDFAGFTKEDYLSSIAGSEGRVVACECIGITMPILSDVTNAEFAASMGADVLLLNMFDVVKPVIQGLPKVDPEETVRELKRLTGRMIGINLEPVEDSIAEGNKGSLWEMSEGRRATVDNARKASEMGVDMVLLTGNPGNGVSNKAISDSLKAMSKELGDKLILAAGKMHASGIIGEGGENIITKEDIAEFVEAGADIILLPAPATVPGITTEYIRELVSFAHSKGVLTITAIGTSQEGADVETIKQIALMCKMTGTDIHHIGDAGYPGMAVPENIMAYSVAIRGVRHTYHRMAVSVNR; this is encoded by the coding sequence ATGGCTAAGAGGATGTTGGATTGTGTTTCTTCGGATTTTGCGGGATTTACGAAGGAAGATTATTTGAGTTCTATCGCAGGAAGTGAAGGACGGGTAGTAGCGTGTGAATGCATCGGAATCACGATGCCGATTCTTTCTGATGTGACTAATGCGGAGTTTGCGGCATCTATGGGGGCAGATGTGTTGCTTCTTAATATGTTCGATGTAGTAAAGCCTGTTATACAAGGGCTTCCCAAGGTAGATCCGGAGGAAACGGTGAGGGAGTTGAAGCGCCTTACAGGGAGGATGATAGGGATTAATTTGGAGCCGGTGGAAGACTCGATCGCGGAGGGAAATAAAGGTTCCTTGTGGGAGATGTCCGAAGGACGCAGGGCGACGGTGGATAATGCGAGAAAAGCAAGCGAAATGGGTGTAGATATGGTTCTTCTCACAGGAAATCCAGGCAATGGTGTAAGTAATAAGGCGATAAGTGATTCCTTGAAAGCGATGTCGAAAGAGTTAGGCGATAAGTTGATCTTGGCGGCTGGTAAAATGCATGCTTCCGGTATTATCGGAGAAGGCGGGGAGAATATCATTACGAAGGAAGATATTGCAGAGTTTGTAGAAGCAGGAGCGGATATCATCCTACTTCCTGCACCGGCGACTGTTCCCGGAATTACGACGGAATATATTAGAGAATTGGTTTCCTTCGCTCATAGCAAAGGAGTGCTGACTATTACTGCGATAGGAACGTCACAAGAAGGAGCAGATGTAGAGACGATTAAGCAGATTGCTCTGATGTGCAAGATGACGGGAACGGATATTCATCATATCGGAGATGCCGGATATCCGGGAATGGCTGTGCCGGAAAATATTATGGCATATTCAGTAGCCATCCGCGGAGTAAGGCATACCTACCATAGAATGGCGGTATCGGTGAACCGATAG
- a CDS encoding bL17 family ribosomal protein has protein sequence MAKYRKLGRTSDQRKALLRNQVTNLLYHGKIITTQAKAKEVQKIAEGLIALAAKEKDNFETVKVTAKVARKDKDGNRVKQIVDKDTKKVLSETHRDKDGKILRIENGVTVTVYDEVEKEIKKDLPSRLHARRQMLKVLYPVTEVPSTNAGKKKATKEADLVGKLFDEYGPKYASRNGGYTRIIKIGQRKGDAAMEVVLELV, from the coding sequence ATGGCAAAATACAGAAAACTTGGCAGAACATCTGACCAAAGAAAAGCATTACTTAGAAATCAGGTAACTAATTTATTGTACCATGGTAAAATTATTACCACACAGGCAAAAGCAAAAGAAGTTCAGAAAATTGCTGAAGGTCTTATTGCACTTGCTGCTAAAGAAAAAGACAACTTCGAAACCGTAAAAGTTACAGCGAAAGTAGCTCGTAAGGATAAAGACGGTAATAGAGTAAAACAAATCGTTGACAAAGATACCAAAAAGGTTCTTTCTGAGACACACCGCGATAAAGACGGCAAAATCTTAAGAATCGAAAATGGTGTGACAGTAACTGTTTACGATGAAGTAGAAAAAGAAATCAAAAAAGATCTTCCTTCCAGATTGCATGCAAGAAGACAGATGTTAAAGGTATTATATCCTGTAACAGAAGTTCCTTCTACTAACGCAGGCAAAAAGAAAGCAACAAAGGAAGCTGACCTTGTTGGAAAGCTTTTCGATGAGTATGGTCCGAAATATGCAAGCCGTAACGGTGGTTACACGAGAATCATTAAGATTGGACAACGTAAGGGCGATGCAGCTATGGAAGTTGTTCTCGAATTAGTATAA